From Aureibacillus halotolerans, the proteins below share one genomic window:
- a CDS encoding MFS transporter → MVSESKHFKWVILFVATLAQGCATFVTYGMGPLATVYQDSMELTQFQTGLIVSAVNVGPIFSMMFFGDLMDRYGEKWSIGMGAIFLGLSTLLASASQGFYSLLLILLFVGVWYGTAQPGGSSAIIKWFPHNNRGVAMGIRQMGIPLGGAFASMTIPAMFAIYGLNGALVLQAFVAIAGGVVFLLIYRDIGQKKETSNKKTSFMQKIKTIRQNKSLYPVFFVGCSMVSVQLVIVAHLMSFLNNGLNMSLARSGVFLSIALIGGLIGRVAISWISDYFGGNRVKPLQVTICLTSVILVLFAFLPDNPNAVALMCLCFILGFLGMGWFSLFIVLLSEAARPEAIALTVAFGLTLNQLFIVFSPALFGFTVDVLNSYKSPFLFLAAVILIGPIWLHYLDRKAGLMRVAKD, encoded by the coding sequence ATGGTCTCAGAAAGCAAACATTTTAAATGGGTCATCTTATTCGTAGCTACGCTAGCTCAAGGATGTGCAACCTTTGTCACTTACGGTATGGGTCCGCTAGCAACGGTTTATCAAGATTCCATGGAACTAACTCAGTTTCAAACTGGTCTAATTGTGTCTGCTGTCAATGTGGGTCCTATTTTTTCAATGATGTTTTTTGGTGACCTCATGGATCGATATGGAGAAAAATGGAGTATCGGTATGGGCGCCATTTTCCTTGGATTAAGTACTTTACTGGCATCCGCTTCTCAAGGGTTTTATAGCTTGTTATTGATCCTGCTTTTTGTTGGGGTGTGGTACGGTACAGCTCAGCCAGGAGGAAGTTCGGCTATCATCAAATGGTTCCCCCATAACAACCGAGGAGTAGCTATGGGAATTAGGCAAATGGGAATTCCTTTAGGGGGAGCTTTTGCTTCTATGACAATTCCGGCGATGTTTGCGATCTATGGTCTAAACGGGGCTCTAGTGTTGCAAGCATTTGTTGCCATTGCTGGGGGCGTTGTTTTTTTACTCATTTACAGAGACATTGGTCAAAAGAAAGAAACTAGCAATAAAAAAACAAGTTTTATGCAAAAAATTAAAACCATAAGACAGAATAAATCCCTTTATCCGGTCTTTTTTGTAGGATGCTCAATGGTTTCTGTTCAGTTAGTTATAGTGGCTCATTTGATGAGTTTTTTAAATAACGGGTTAAACATGTCACTTGCACGTTCAGGGGTGTTCTTGAGCATAGCGTTGATTGGTGGATTAATCGGAAGGGTAGCCATCTCCTGGATCAGTGATTATTTCGGCGGAAACCGTGTGAAGCCTCTGCAAGTAACCATTTGCCTAACCTCAGTGATATTGGTGCTTTTTGCATTTTTACCTGACAATCCAAATGCCGTCGCCCTAATGTGTTTATGCTTTATTTTGGGGTTTCTTGGTATGGGATGGTTTAGTTTATTTATCGTCCTACTTTCAGAGGCTGCAAGACCAGAAGCGATCGCATTAACAGTCGCTTTTGGCTTAACATTAAATCAACTCTTTATCGTGTTTTCTCCAGCGCTTTTTGGATTTACTGTCGATGTATTAAATAGCTACAAAAGCCCCTTTTTATTTCTTGCAGCAGTGATTCTAATTGGGCCGATATGGCTACATTATTTAGACCGTAAAGCAGGGTTGATGAGGGTAGCAAAGGATTAA
- a CDS encoding GNAT family N-acetyltransferase, with protein sequence MNPILQDVPEEFYTERLHIRMPRLGDGQAVYDAMQASKKELTPWLPFMQNDQTLDETEINLREAIANFINRTDLRLLMFHRETGELVGSTGLHRINWEVPRFEIGYWVDIRWSGKGYVTEMVKGLSVFCFDTLHARRVEIRCDAKNLKSRSVAERAGFTVDAILKNESVAVTNPKELRDTYIYSIVK encoded by the coding sequence ATGAATCCGATATTGCAGGACGTCCCAGAAGAGTTTTACACCGAACGTTTACATATAAGAATGCCAAGACTGGGAGATGGGCAGGCCGTGTATGATGCGATGCAAGCATCGAAAAAGGAGCTCACCCCATGGCTGCCGTTTATGCAAAATGACCAAACGCTCGATGAGACAGAGATCAATCTCCGCGAAGCGATAGCGAACTTTATAAATCGTACAGATTTGCGCTTGCTCATGTTTCATAGAGAGACCGGGGAGCTTGTCGGGTCAACCGGACTTCATCGCATCAATTGGGAGGTGCCCCGCTTCGAAATCGGTTACTGGGTCGACATAAGATGGTCTGGAAAAGGCTATGTAACGGAAATGGTCAAAGGACTTTCGGTATTTTGTTTTGATACGCTCCATGCGCGGCGCGTCGAAATTCGCTGTGACGCTAAGAATTTGAAAAGTCGTTCCGTGGCAGAAAGAGCAGGTTTTACAGTAGATGCTATTCTAAAAAATGAGAGTGTTGCCGTGACGAACCCGAAAGAGCTTAGGGATACGTATATTTATTCCATCGTGAAATAG
- a CDS encoding aminoglycoside phosphotransferase family protein, producing MKWLAGLESLVSSIEEDWGIIVKEPLAGGSEAYVAKVLLKDGIPAILKVGMPEMDGNTVLTHEVRTLQSANGQGYARLLQYNLDKRALLIEKLGPPLSASGFSTKRKLETICMTLKTAWSNSPFPLAELQEVDSSPADWFSGFIPSMWKKLDQPCSKQVISTTERFVKSRSQDFQPDEVVLAHGDAHEGNLLKDPTEQTNLSYKLIDPDGVVAEKTYDLGVLMRVWPEELLTDPFHLGEERCRLLSTYTGVKPQAIWEWGFLQCVATGLLLGQMGQTKASQQLLSIAEAWAMDA from the coding sequence ATGAAGTGGTTAGCTGGTCTGGAAAGCCTAGTCAGCAGTATTGAAGAAGACTGGGGTATCATTGTTAAAGAGCCACTTGCTGGGGGCTCCGAAGCTTATGTGGCAAAGGTTCTTTTAAAAGATGGCATACCGGCGATTCTTAAGGTGGGCATGCCTGAAATGGATGGAAATACCGTGCTGACTCATGAAGTGCGTACTCTTCAGTCAGCAAATGGACAAGGCTATGCTCGTCTCCTTCAATACAATTTAGACAAAAGGGCTTTATTAATCGAAAAATTAGGTCCTCCGCTTTCGGCTTCAGGTTTTTCGACAAAAAGAAAGTTGGAAACGATCTGTATGACTTTAAAAACGGCTTGGAGTAATTCTCCTTTTCCTTTAGCAGAGCTCCAAGAAGTTGATTCATCACCCGCAGATTGGTTTTCCGGTTTCATTCCCTCCATGTGGAAAAAGCTCGATCAGCCTTGCAGCAAGCAAGTTATATCTACTACAGAGCGTTTTGTCAAATCTCGTTCGCAAGATTTTCAGCCTGATGAAGTGGTCCTTGCACACGGCGATGCTCATGAAGGCAATCTATTAAAAGACCCTACAGAACAAACCAATCTATCCTACAAGCTTATTGATCCGGATGGTGTTGTCGCTGAAAAAACCTATGACCTTGGGGTATTAATGCGCGTTTGGCCGGAAGAACTGCTAACTGACCCTTTTCACCTTGGAGAAGAGCGATGCCGCCTCTTGTCTACTTACACAGGCGTCAAGCCACAAGCAATATGGGAATGGGGGTTTCTTCAATGTGTGGCAACGGGGTTGTTGTTGGGGCAAATGGGGCAAACGAAGGCGAGCCAACAATTATTATCTATTGCAGAGGCTTGGGCAATGGACGCATGA
- a CDS encoding YwbE family protein, with protein MSQPATGQHREHLSPGLTVDIVLKKDQRSGKLTRGKIKDILTKSSFHPHGIKVRLEGSEGFVGRVKQIV; from the coding sequence ATGAGTCAACCAGCTACAGGACAACATCGTGAGCATTTGTCACCTGGGCTCACAGTCGATATTGTGTTAAAAAAAGACCAACGTTCGGGCAAGTTAACACGGGGAAAGATTAAAGACATCTTGACGAAGTCCTCGTTTCACCCCCATGGCATCAAAGTCCGCCTAGAGGGCAGTGAAGGCTTTGTTGGAAGGGTCAAACAGATCGTATAG
- a CDS encoding DMT family transporter yields MNASVRILLIVSMIAISFAAIFVKWSDAPATISSMYRMGFACLFLLPFVWKKRGDVNKLSRQDWLFLALAGVCLGLHFALWFGSLKLTTVASSTIILALQPLIALAGAYLLYKEKTTFATLFTIGLAIFGVVMIGWGDVGISKAALLGDLLSFLSVIAVVGYLLIGQQKVKGISHWVYSFIVFLFAGIALLVYNVVSGVPLTGYPSQEWGIFLLLAIFPTIAHVIYNHLLNHINTTAISMSILGEPVGATLLAVLLLGETLVPMQLIGGMFIMAGVFMYLFQFRKPAVE; encoded by the coding sequence ATGAACGCATCTGTACGAATTTTATTGATTGTTTCTATGATTGCCATATCGTTTGCGGCCATTTTCGTGAAATGGTCAGACGCTCCAGCGACCATTAGTAGTATGTATCGGATGGGCTTTGCCTGTCTATTTCTGCTGCCGTTTGTTTGGAAGAAACGAGGAGATGTGAACAAGCTCTCTCGTCAGGATTGGCTGTTCCTTGCGTTGGCTGGCGTATGTTTAGGGCTGCATTTTGCCCTTTGGTTTGGATCGTTAAAGCTCACTACGGTTGCCAGCTCGACGATTATTTTGGCCTTACAGCCGCTAATTGCCCTCGCTGGCGCCTATCTCCTGTATAAAGAAAAGACGACCTTCGCGACATTGTTCACGATTGGTCTTGCCATTTTTGGTGTGGTCATGATCGGATGGGGAGACGTTGGAATCAGCAAAGCAGCACTGCTTGGAGACTTGTTGTCATTTTTGAGTGTCATCGCTGTGGTGGGCTATCTACTGATTGGCCAGCAAAAGGTCAAGGGAATTTCCCATTGGGTATACAGCTTCATCGTTTTTCTGTTTGCTGGGATTGCCCTTTTAGTATACAACGTGGTCTCAGGTGTTCCTTTGACCGGGTATCCTAGTCAGGAATGGGGCATCTTCTTGCTGCTGGCTATTTTCCCAACAATTGCGCATGTGATCTATAACCATTTGCTCAACCACATTAATACGACGGCCATATCAATGAGCATTTTAGGAGAACCCGTAGGAGCGACCTTGCTAGCCGTGCTTCTGCTAGGAGAAACACTCGTGCCAATGCAGTTGATTGGCGGGATGTTCATTATGGCCGGTGTGTTCATGTATTTGTTCCAATTTCGTAAGCCAGCGGTAGAGTGA
- a CDS encoding GNAT family N-acetyltransferase encodes MKTTEIRQYKATDESALGELYHAVTAAPEAVFWWVGPEENWKNVFCAFEGQKMVAKGQVAVFHEADDNSSKASEHLIYINLKTVPDREGDAELLDSLYNPLVRRAFELKQSLSDQHNTKLCVGNGQTETDNNTYFKSKGFTYFESEFNMLREESAPAPAIELATSYVFSRWAMDTPAEREVYLSIDKEIWPNASLTLDRLNELQSNPAWKALTIRDGKTIVASAMAWANKDGDEGVIEEVLVREPWRKQGLAKYLLAEAIAYLKGLGCTTVELQVSATNQSALQLYKGMGFELNSEEVRYGIVLTEAEEMLRK; translated from the coding sequence ATGAAAACGACAGAAATACGGCAGTATAAAGCCACAGATGAGTCTGCGTTAGGTGAGCTTTATCATGCGGTAACGGCAGCGCCTGAAGCGGTGTTTTGGTGGGTAGGACCAGAAGAGAATTGGAAGAATGTTTTTTGTGCATTTGAAGGCCAAAAGATGGTGGCCAAAGGGCAGGTTGCTGTCTTTCACGAAGCTGACGATAATAGCTCCAAGGCGTCCGAACATCTCATCTACATCAATTTAAAAACGGTTCCTGATCGAGAAGGTGACGCGGAGCTTCTAGATAGTCTCTACAATCCACTCGTTCGTCGTGCCTTCGAATTAAAACAATCCCTTTCTGATCAGCATAATACAAAGCTCTGTGTAGGCAATGGGCAAACAGAAACAGACAACAACACGTATTTTAAAAGCAAAGGGTTTACATACTTTGAGAGTGAATTCAATATGCTCCGTGAAGAATCAGCTCCTGCGCCTGCTATTGAGCTCGCGACGTCCTATGTGTTCTCTCGTTGGGCCATGGACACTCCAGCTGAGAGGGAAGTTTATCTTTCTATCGATAAGGAGATCTGGCCGAATGCGTCACTCACTTTGGATCGACTCAATGAGTTGCAAAGCAACCCTGCTTGGAAAGCTCTCACAATTCGTGATGGCAAAACGATTGTCGCCAGTGCGATGGCTTGGGCTAATAAAGATGGTGATGAGGGCGTTATCGAAGAGGTGCTTGTCAGAGAGCCGTGGCGAAAACAAGGCTTGGCCAAATACTTGCTAGCAGAAGCCATCGCTTATTTAAAGGGGCTCGGATGTACAACCGTTGAATTGCAGGTAAGTGCCACCAATCAATCAGCACTGCAGCTCTATAAAGGCATGGGCTTCGAGCTCAACAGTGAAGAAGTACGGTATGGGATCGTTCTGACAGAAGCAGAAGAAATGCTTAGGAAATAA
- a CDS encoding AAA family ATPase codes for MFFLQMSGFSGSGKSTLARVIAKNTGALVIDHDIVKTALLESVEFDSDEKSIGKIAYHIEWSLIEFHLANDKEVILDSPCLYSEMIEKGLDLSEKYEARYKYVECMLNDFEEINRRLTKRQRKLSQIEHVESEVKLRKGIAKSKKPDALQYISVNTSNPLKHYIDKVMDYIKAI; via the coding sequence GTGTTTTTTCTTCAAATGTCAGGCTTCTCAGGGTCAGGCAAATCGACCTTAGCGAGGGTGATCGCTAAAAATACTGGAGCCCTTGTCATTGACCATGACATTGTCAAAACTGCCCTATTGGAATCTGTTGAATTTGATAGTGATGAGAAAAGCATTGGGAAAATAGCTTATCATATTGAGTGGTCATTAATTGAATTTCATCTAGCTAACGATAAGGAAGTTATATTAGATAGTCCTTGTTTGTATTCGGAAATGATAGAAAAAGGATTAGACCTCTCGGAGAAGTATGAAGCGAGATACAAGTATGTTGAGTGTATGTTGAATGATTTTGAGGAGATTAACCGTCGACTTACGAAACGTCAGCGTAAGTTAAGTCAAATTGAGCACGTGGAATCCGAAGTAAAACTACGAAAAGGAATTGCAAAAAGCAAAAAACCTGATGCCTTACAATATATTTCTGTAAATACGTCCAATCCCCTTAAGCATTACATAGATAAAGTCATGGATTACATTAAAGCAATTTAG
- a CDS encoding (deoxy)nucleoside triphosphate pyrophosphohydrolase codes for MNEIHVVGAVIQRKNGELLCAQRSETMKQPLLWEFPGGKVEGNETHEQALVREIREELNCMISVGQYITSSDVQAASPKIVLHTYLCEPTEGEPTPLEHKTVCWLRPADLQTLQWAPADIDTVDWLMKRI; via the coding sequence ATGAATGAAATTCATGTTGTTGGAGCTGTCATCCAACGAAAAAACGGGGAACTACTATGTGCCCAACGCTCTGAAACAATGAAGCAACCGCTTCTGTGGGAATTTCCGGGAGGTAAGGTTGAAGGGAACGAAACTCATGAGCAGGCATTGGTTCGTGAAATACGTGAAGAACTGAACTGCATGATCTCCGTAGGCCAATATATCACGTCAAGCGATGTTCAGGCAGCGTCGCCAAAGATTGTGCTTCACACCTATCTATGTGAGCCAACTGAAGGGGAACCTACCCCGTTAGAGCATAAAACCGTTTGCTGGCTACGCCCAGCAGATCTACAAACGCTACAATGGGCTCCTGCCGATATTGATACGGTGGATTGGTTGATGAAGAGGATCTAA
- a CDS encoding MFS transporter, producing the protein MCSLRHNRNFVRLFLGRLITNIGDSVYYIAAMWLAYDLGGSVFYSGLAGFLTLLPEAFTVFVGPLVDRLSLKKVFTTTSLLQGLLLLIVPLLYVTDSLNVWGVLVLMPLITTMELFHSPAESALLPKIVVKNQLVKANSAMAAAGQGTELLFNSLAGVLVVLLGAVSLYVIDAILFFIAVFLYAGLKLPRQQTVATAMTFSQQISTYRSELKEGLAYVAQPKILNMLLPLMLINAAYSATLVVFPALAKTLGGPDVYGWMMATLAGGMLVGTLLSSFVAERMAMGKAVIGGYSLTGLCWLAVPVVGDEALFAVLLCFFFASVPVGATNILFFSYFQTTPPGHLVGRVAAVINSLIVLATPLGALLGGVLGEWMGSDIILVMNGVTFLFLACYWLSFQNLRRLPKVNLEE; encoded by the coding sequence GTTTTCTATTCAGGGCTTGCGGGCTTTCTTACCCTATTGCCTGAGGCGTTTACAGTGTTTGTCGGGCCACTCGTTGATCGGCTCTCGCTGAAAAAGGTGTTTACCACGACAAGTTTGCTCCAAGGCCTTTTGTTGCTCATAGTGCCGTTGTTGTATGTGACAGACTCATTGAATGTATGGGGTGTACTCGTGCTTATGCCGCTCATCACCACAATGGAGTTGTTTCACTCACCAGCTGAGAGTGCGCTGTTGCCAAAGATTGTAGTGAAAAACCAGCTTGTCAAAGCCAATTCTGCCATGGCCGCTGCTGGGCAGGGGACAGAGCTATTGTTCAATAGTCTCGCTGGAGTTCTCGTTGTGCTTTTAGGTGCAGTAAGCTTGTATGTGATCGATGCAATCTTGTTTTTCATCGCGGTGTTTTTGTATGCTGGCCTGAAGTTGCCCCGGCAACAGACTGTCGCAACCGCAATGACGTTTTCTCAGCAGATCAGCACTTACCGAAGCGAGCTAAAGGAGGGGCTTGCTTATGTAGCCCAGCCAAAGATATTGAACATGCTCCTACCGCTCATGCTCATAAACGCCGCCTATAGTGCCACTCTGGTTGTGTTCCCTGCGCTCGCCAAAACACTTGGTGGCCCAGATGTGTATGGCTGGATGATGGCGACACTAGCTGGTGGAATGCTCGTTGGCACGCTACTGTCTTCATTTGTGGCGGAGAGAATGGCAATGGGGAAGGCGGTCATTGGTGGTTACTCTCTTACAGGGCTGTGCTGGCTTGCGGTTCCTGTTGTTGGCGACGAAGCGTTATTTGCTGTGCTTCTTTGTTTCTTCTTCGCCTCTGTACCAGTAGGCGCGACAAATATTTTGTTCTTTTCCTACTTTCAGACCACGCCACCGGGGCACCTGGTAGGGCGTGTTGCTGCTGTTATCAACAGTTTGATTGTGTTAGCCACGCCATTGGGTGCTTTGCTTGGTGGGGTTTTAGGAGAATGGATGGGGAGCGACATCATTCTTGTAATGAATGGAGTCACCTTTCTTTTTCTTGCGTGTTATTGGCTCAGCTTTCAAAACCTTAGAAGATTGCCAAAGGTGAATTTGGAAGAATGA